A segment of the Terribacillus aidingensis genome:
GGAAGTAATGGATGATGGTGCTTTGATAGCCTTCCAATTGATAATGCTCCACCTTGTACCATACATTTATTCCGAACATACCGCTGAAGATGCCAGCGTAATGGGCTGGCAAGAAGCGGCCGCCTTCGGTTTTTCCTTGAGAAACATTTATTTTATGTTCCCAGCTGTCAACCAGCTCTGCTGTCAATGTATGTTTTTCGGGATCAAGATCCTTGATTATAGTCCTTCCCCAGCCTGCAGAAGCATACGTGTTTGTAATGAGTTCCGCAGCTTTATGGATTCCAACATCAGGTTTATTTTGGAAATACTCTCCAACAACAATTCCTTGCCGATATCCTGTTGTTTCAAAAACAAGGTTGGAAACCTCTTCTCCGGAAATCTCCTCTATCGTATCAAAAAATTCACGCATAGCACTGGAAATCCAAAATAGTACTGCATCTTGTTCTTCATATATGAATCTGCCTTTATCCAGTTCCCAACCAAACTGGAGGCCGCCAACTTCTATCTTGTCCAATGGTTCCGTACTCCTTTTTCGGGCGAATTATAGTCCAAGTATCATTATAAATTTTATGTAGATACAATGCCAGTTCTTTGCGGTCACGCAGTAAGTCTTATACTATCATTTCTCTATATCGGGCCAATATACTAACAATAGCACATATTATGGATGGTTGCTGGAATGCAATCCATAATTCTCAATACGATTTACTAGTAATATACGTACGGTAATTACCGTTGGCTAACTGCACAGGAGATATGTATAAAATAAGAGCGTGCCGAATGGACACGCCCTTGTCTCATTTTGTAATATCCATAAATCCTTCACCGAAAACGTCTCGTACGTCGTATAATGTAATAAATGCTTTTGTATCGATAGAGCGGACTATTTTCTTCAATGGAAGCAGTTCCTGCTTATTGATGACAACATACAGAATTTCTTTCTGGTTCTGTGTATAGTACCCACGTCCTTCCAGCAGCGTAACACCTCTGTCGAGCTGTG
Coding sequences within it:
- a CDS encoding STAS domain-containing protein, which produces MDKIEVGGLQFGWELDKGRFIYEEQDAVLFWISSAMREFFDTIEEISGEEVSNLVFETTGYRQGIVVGEYFQNKPDVGIHKAAELITNTYASAGWGRTIIKDLDPEKHTLTAELVDSWEHKINVSQGKTEGGRFLPAHYAGIFSGMFGINVWYKVEHYQLEGYQSTIIHYFPSDVTVSENIHQLARKKESQKIMELEATVEDKTRELKKLVRDLSSPIIPVLDHVVVVPLIGKYDEERSEELLFKTLENLPAYKARYLLLDLTGLDKDVSQYTANLISKVGSASSLIGTQTLLVGISPELGLQITNSGISLATFDCFQTLQHGIHYALGQMGKQII